In Catenulispora sp. EB89, the DNA window CTTGCCGAGGGAGGAGGCGACGCCCCCGGTTACGAACAGGTGTTTCGTCTGATGTGCCAAAGGGGGGCTCCCGCGGATCGCTGGTGAAAACTTAAAGAGGGCGCTGCTCGATGAGGAGAGCGGTGGGCGATGCGGTGCCGGAGGGGGCGTCGTCCGTGTCGGGGCGGCGTAGCCTGCACCTGTCATCCACGGGAGACCAGGATATCAGCAGTTGCGGGGCCCGGGGCTCACGGGTCGATCATGTCGGACAGGTGTCGGCAACATCCCGTTCATGATCGGTTTGCCGCATACGCGGCGAGCACCGCGGACAGTTCTTCCTCAGGGCTCGGCCACAGCGCGTCCCAGTCGGGCTTGGGCGGCGCCGGGGACGCGGAGGTGTCCAGGAGGGCCCGGGACAGCGCCTCGGGGTCCCCGGGCCGGATCAGCGGCAGAAAACCCGCGGTGACCTCCGCGACGCCGCCGACGTCGGTCGCGATCACCCTCGGCACGCCGGCCCGCAGCGCCTCCTGCAACGCCAGCGGCCGGGCCTCCCAGGTGCTGCACATCACGAACATGTCGGCGGCCCGCAACAAATCGGCGATATCGGCGCGGTGGCCGAGCAGCGCGACCGGGAGCTCGTGCGCGTCGATGATGGACTGGAGCACGGAGCGCTGCCGCCCCTCGCCCGCGATGGCGACCGGCGGTACGCCCGCGGCGCCGAATCGCTCCCGGATTATTATCAATGCTTTGAGAAGGGTGTCATAGTCCTTCTGCGGGGCCAGCCGGCCGACGGCCAGGACCAGGCGGCGCTCGTCGTCGGCGGCCAGGCCGAGTTCGCGGCGGAGCGCGCCGCGCACCTCCGGCGTGGGCAGCGTCGGCGCGGGCAGGGCGGGGGCCACGACCGGGCCGAAGGAGGCGTTCTTCGCGCCGTCCCTGGTCGCGGTGGCGACCAGGTCGTGCGAGGCGGCCAGGACGGCGTCGGCGCGTTGCGCGATCAGCCGCAGCAGCATCTCCCCGGCGCGGTTGGAAGGCGCGTTGTGCAGGGTCACCACGGTGCGCTTGCGGGTCGCCAGACACGCCGCGGCGCCGGCGCGCAGGCCGTGCGCGTGGACCACGTCGGCCTGCGCCTGGCGGGCCGCGTGCCGGATCGCGGGTATCGCGCCGGTGCCGGTGGCGACCAGGGTGCGGACGTCGTGGCCGACCTCGCGCAGGGCCCGGGTGAGGCTGTCGACGTGGACGCCGATGCCGCCGGTGCTCTCGGGGCGGACCAGCAGGATCCGCAGGGCGTGCGTGCTCATTGCGGGGACCTCCGGCCGCGCCGGTTCCGGTATCGGTACCCGTACTCGATGGGTGCGCGCAGCCACTTGCCGCACTCGGTGTCGGGCAGCAGCCGCTTGGCCGCGACGACGGCGACGCCGACGAACAGCGCGATGGTCAGCAGCGCGGTCGTCGCGCCGATCAGCATCGCCCGCAGCGGGCCGGTGGCGCCGGGCAGCGCGGCGAGCAGCATCCCGATCGGTGCGGCGACGGCCGCGGCCAACGCCGCGACCAGCCCGGCACGCCCGACGCCGGCCAGCGCGTCGCGCCCGACGCCGCGGCGGACGGCGGCGAGCAGCGCGGCGCCGGCCACGGTCATGCCCAGGATGTTGCCCAGGCCCAGCGCGATGACCGCGTCCTCGCCGGGCATCAGTTCGACCAGCGTCAGGTCGGCGGCCAGCACGGTGAACCAGCCGGCGCAGACCGCGGTGGCGGCGGCGCGGCCCCGGCCGCAGGCGTAGAGCGCGCGGCTGAGGTGGGCCAGCAGGCCGTAGCCGATCAGGCCGGGGGCGAAGGCGGTCAGGCCCTGGCCCATCATCTCGACGGTGACGCTGCCGCCGGTGCCGTGGCGCGCGGTGAGGAACAGCCGGGCCGTGGGCCACGCGGCGGCGGCCAGGACCGAGGCGCCGGCCGCGGAGAAGATCACGACGGCCTGGGTGGTGGCGGCGACGCCGTGCGCGTAGCCGCGGCGGTCCCCGGCCGCCCACTTGGCGGACAGGTCCGTGAAGGCGCTGGTCGCGACCGGGACCGCGAGGACCGCGTACGGGAGCGAGTAGACGGCCCAGACCAGGTTGAAGACGGTGAGGGTGCCGGTGGAGGCGTGGCCGGCGTTGGAGAGCAGGACGATGGTCAGGACCGCGAGCTGCTGCGCGATCAGGGTCGCGACGCCGGCGACGCCCAGGGAGCGGGCCTTGCGGGCGACGCCTTCGGGGAAGCGGAACGTCGGGCGCAGGTTCAACTTCGCGCGGCG includes these proteins:
- a CDS encoding lipid II flippase MurJ, with the protein product MADVQIDHDQAEVVAPKAAAESSVPQQHADPSPASLQNPASSQNPASSRNAASPPSPQNTPDPQSPPSPRAVRLPRRANTLLGAAVLIAIATVASRVVGFGRWLVFSHTVGAGSLADAYNSANQLPNIVFEITAGGALAGVAVPLLAGPLTGGDGPADRARASRIVSALLTWTLAILIPLSATGVALAGPMGHILGSGHGPYYTDQISRFLIFFLPQIPLYGAAVVLGATLQADRRFLAPALAPLLSSLVVIASYTVFAFLDRGRGAHLRDLRRLPELVLALGTSAGVLILVLSLLPAVRRAKLNLRPTFRFPEGVARKARSLGVAGVATLIAQQLAVLTIVLLSNAGHASTGTLTVFNLVWAVYSLPYAVLAVPVATSAFTDLSAKWAAGDRRGYAHGVAATTQAVVIFSAAGASVLAAAAWPTARLFLTARHGTGGSVTVEMMGQGLTAFAPGLIGYGLLAHLSRALYACGRGRAAATAVCAGWFTVLAADLTLVELMPGEDAVIALGLGNILGMTVAGAALLAAVRRGVGRDALAGVGRAGLVAALAAAVAAPIGMLLAALPGATGPLRAMLIGATTALLTIALFVGVAVVAAKRLLPDTECGKWLRAPIEYGYRYRNRRGRRSPQ
- a CDS encoding glycosyltransferase family 4 protein, coding for MSTHALRILLVRPESTGGIGVHVDSLTRALREVGHDVRTLVATGTGAIPAIRHAARQAQADVVHAHGLRAGAAACLATRKRTVVTLHNAPSNRAGEMLLRLIAQRADAVLAASHDLVATATRDGAKNASFGPVVAPALPAPTLPTPEVRGALRRELGLAADDERRLVLAVGRLAPQKDYDTLLKALIIIRERFGAAGVPPVAIAGEGRQRSVLQSIIDAHELPVALLGHRADIADLLRAADMFVMCSTWEARPLALQEALRAGVPRVIATDVGGVAEVTAGFLPLIRPGDPEALSRALLDTSASPAPPKPDWDALWPSPEEELSAVLAAYAANRS